The following proteins are encoded in a genomic region of Rhodoferax aquaticus:
- a CDS encoding response regulator, producing MHKLLARQMKRLLGVEEAQAPEVLAELKALAQQPAVSPAAAQLLSGLATFFQRVDDAYLQSDRDLDLKTRSLELSSIELTQKNETMRAEIASRNRAIESLRNTARSLMDVDDADLLQTQDDDLENLSTLMSQLFQQKHESQRDLQAALTDLAHQKFALDQHAIVSITNAVGDIVYANDKLIEISGYSRAELLNSNHRMINSGVQDQAFFANLWETITQGRVWHGEICNRAKAGHLYWVNATIVPLSDETGKPHMYIAIRTDITERKSMEAKIKGAEARLRHITNSVPGVVFQWHVSATSYRFTFISERLQEVLGLQREALLADPSLTTRQIVGEDRPRVVAGVLAAATNRTAWSGEYRVRLPDGAVHWIRSEIIPESDLAPDGSTVFTGIWQDVSVLKDVDLRLRNVTQNIPAAVFQYTLSAQGRFLIPFMSDGMERICGVLPEDVVADADSFTGCIHPLDKKMVFQTIESSQAQARSWSIDFRVIHRKTQETLWVHGEANASPQDRANGVWNGYLTDVTVAKRISAELQKAKEDAESASRAKSDFLANMSHEIRTPMNGVMGMTELLMDTDLDDEQREYLGIVQSSSEALLVVINDILDFSKIEAGKLLIEHIPFHLGRTVNDSLKSLALRAQSKGLELVCDVDADVPLNLLGDPGRIRQILLNVVGNAIKFTEHGEIVVRVALATNGARRLNASNDRLLHMTVSDTGIGIPQDKLGSIFNAFSQEDSSTTRKYGGTGLGLTICDRLAQALGGRIWAESELGKGSVFHLEVLVALDPHPAHADEPLAFTPNLEGRRLLVVDDNDVNRRVLTNALQGAGALVVDAASGGTALSLLAQTTPDPAFDLILLDAQMPEMDGFAVAQELSLLPHAAQIPMIMLSSAGIKGDASRAKNAGIAGYLNKPIARDELVLAVWRVLGADTTVPQELLTRHSLLDSQVRLKVLVVEDHVVNQRLAVSLLSRWGHDVQLADNGQIALDVLSHTKFDVILMDMMMPVMDGMEATRRFRASELGPRTPIVAMTANAMASDRQRCLDAGMDDYLSKPIKALDLKLLLDNLHAQGNTELVTDSTVEAYEGADATKHLSNGPQHFDYAKALSTQDMELVDIVLQPFLEQWPLDIEKIELALAAGDFKTILFTVHALKGTFMMFGAEPASQLAADLQTYASQEDVVLISEHLPQFKAEVAQLIFVLREHGLL from the coding sequence ATGCACAAGTTGCTGGCCCGCCAGATGAAGCGCCTATTGGGCGTGGAAGAGGCGCAAGCGCCCGAGGTACTGGCAGAGCTTAAGGCCTTGGCCCAGCAGCCTGCGGTGTCCCCAGCGGCGGCGCAGTTACTCAGTGGATTGGCCACTTTTTTTCAACGAGTGGATGATGCCTACCTACAAAGCGACCGCGATCTTGACCTGAAAACCCGCAGTCTGGAGCTGAGTTCGATTGAACTCACACAAAAGAACGAGACGATGCGGGCAGAGATTGCCAGCCGCAACCGTGCCATTGAAAGCCTGCGGAACACAGCACGAAGCCTTATGGACGTGGACGATGCTGATCTCCTGCAAACCCAGGACGATGACTTAGAGAATCTTTCGACCTTGATGAGTCAGCTCTTTCAGCAAAAGCACGAGAGCCAACGCGACCTGCAAGCCGCACTTACCGACTTGGCCCACCAAAAGTTTGCGTTGGACCAGCACGCTATCGTGAGCATTACCAACGCAGTGGGCGACATTGTGTATGCCAACGACAAGCTCATAGAGATCAGCGGGTATTCCCGGGCGGAGTTGCTCAATAGCAACCACCGCATGATCAATTCCGGTGTGCAGGACCAGGCGTTTTTTGCCAATCTCTGGGAAACCATTACCCAGGGCCGCGTCTGGCACGGTGAGATCTGCAACCGTGCCAAGGCCGGCCATTTGTATTGGGTGAATGCAACCATCGTTCCACTGAGTGACGAAACCGGTAAGCCCCATATGTACATTGCCATTCGCACGGACATTACCGAGCGAAAGAGCATGGAGGCGAAGATCAAGGGCGCAGAGGCTAGGCTGCGCCACATCACCAACAGTGTGCCAGGCGTTGTGTTTCAGTGGCACGTCAGTGCAACAAGCTACCGATTTACATTTATCAGTGAGCGCCTTCAAGAGGTGCTGGGCTTGCAACGCGAAGCCTTGCTTGCGGACCCATCACTGACAACCCGACAGATCGTTGGCGAGGATCGCCCACGGGTGGTCGCAGGGGTTTTAGCGGCGGCCACCAATCGCACCGCATGGAGCGGCGAGTATCGTGTGCGCTTGCCTGATGGCGCGGTGCATTGGATTCGTAGTGAAATCATTCCAGAGTCTGACCTCGCGCCTGATGGGAGCACCGTGTTCACTGGAATTTGGCAAGACGTCAGTGTGCTCAAGGACGTCGATCTTCGCTTGCGTAACGTCACGCAGAACATTCCCGCAGCAGTGTTTCAGTACACCTTGTCAGCGCAGGGGCGTTTCTTGATTCCTTTCATGAGTGATGGCATGGAACGCATCTGTGGTGTCTTACCTGAAGACGTTGTGGCGGATGCAGACTCGTTTACGGGGTGCATCCACCCGCTAGACAAAAAAATGGTGTTCCAAACCATTGAGTCGTCTCAGGCACAAGCTAGGTCTTGGAGCATTGATTTTCGTGTCATTCACCGCAAAACCCAGGAAACCCTATGGGTGCATGGTGAGGCCAATGCAAGTCCTCAAGATAGAGCGAATGGGGTATGGAATGGCTACTTGACCGATGTCACGGTTGCCAAACGCATTTCAGCGGAGCTACAAAAAGCCAAGGAAGACGCAGAGTCCGCAAGCCGGGCCAAGTCTGATTTCTTGGCCAATATGAGCCACGAAATTCGTACCCCCATGAACGGTGTCATGGGTATGACCGAGTTGCTGATGGACACTGACCTTGACGATGAACAGCGCGAGTATTTAGGGATCGTACAGTCCTCGTCTGAAGCGCTTTTGGTCGTGATTAACGACATCCTCGATTTTTCCAAAATTGAGGCGGGCAAGCTTTTGATTGAGCACATTCCGTTTCATTTAGGCCGTACGGTCAACGACAGCCTCAAATCCTTGGCCCTGCGCGCCCAGAGCAAAGGGTTAGAGTTGGTATGCGACGTGGACGCTGATGTGCCATTGAACCTGCTGGGGGATCCTGGGCGGATCCGCCAAATCTTGCTCAACGTGGTCGGCAATGCCATTAAGTTCACCGAGCACGGGGAGATTGTGGTGCGTGTGGCTTTGGCAACGAACGGTGCTCGCCGCCTAAACGCAAGTAATGACCGTCTGCTGCACATGACCGTGAGTGACACCGGGATTGGAATACCGCAAGACAAGCTAGGCAGCATCTTTAACGCCTTTTCCCAAGAAGACAGCTCAACGACGCGCAAGTATGGTGGTACCGGCTTAGGTCTTACGATTTGTGATCGTTTGGCCCAGGCTTTGGGCGGGCGCATTTGGGCGGAAAGCGAGTTAGGCAAAGGCAGTGTTTTTCACTTGGAAGTTTTGGTGGCGCTTGATCCGCATCCGGCACACGCTGACGAGCCCTTAGCATTCACGCCAAACTTGGAAGGTCGGCGCCTATTGGTGGTTGACGACAATGACGTCAATCGCCGGGTGTTGACCAACGCGTTGCAAGGCGCGGGTGCTTTGGTCGTGGATGCAGCGTCGGGTGGCACAGCTTTGTCGCTTTTGGCGCAAACAACCCCAGACCCAGCTTTTGACCTTATTTTGCTCGATGCGCAAATGCCTGAAATGGACGGCTTTGCAGTTGCGCAAGAGCTGTCTTTATTGCCACACGCTGCGCAGATCCCGATGATCATGCTGTCGAGCGCTGGCATCAAAGGCGACGCAAGCCGAGCCAAAAATGCCGGCATTGCGGGCTACCTTAACAAGCCGATTGCCAGAGATGAACTCGTCTTGGCGGTATGGCGTGTGCTGGGTGCGGATACCACCGTACCCCAAGAGCTGCTGACCAGGCATTCGTTGTTGGACTCCCAAGTGCGTTTAAAAGTGCTGGTGGTGGAGGACCATGTAGTCAATCAGCGGCTAGCGGTGTCTTTGCTTAGCCGCTGGGGCCATGATGTGCAGCTTGCCGACAATGGACAGATCGCCCTAGATGTTTTGTCCCATACCAAGTTCGATGTGATTCTCATGGACATGATGATGCCTGTGATGGACGGCATGGAGGCTACCCGCCGATTCAGGGCAAGCGAACTAGGGCCGCGTACGCCAATTGTCGCCATGACGGCCAATGCAATGGCTTCCGACCGGCAACGCTGTCTAGATGCTGGGATGGATGATTACTTGTCGAAACCTATCAAGGCACTCGATTTGAAACTCCTCTTGGACAATTTGCATGCGCAAGGAAACACGGAGCTGGTTACGGATTCAACTGTGGAGGCCTATGAGGGGGCGGACGCCACAAAGCATCTAAGCAATGGGCCGCAACACTTTGACTACGCAAAGGCATTGTCAACCCAAGACATGGAGTTGGTTGACATTGTTTTGCAGCCGTTTCTAGAGCAGTGGCCCTTAGATATTGAAAAAATTGAGTTGGCATTGGCTGCCGGAGACTTTAAAACGATTCTCTTTACGGTCCATGCATTGAAGGGCACTTTCATGATGTTTGGTGCCGAGCCCGCCAGTCAATTGGCGGCGGATTTACAGACCTATGCGTCGCAAGAAGATGTTGTGCTTATCTCGGAGCATTTGCCTCAATTCAAGGCTGAGGTTGCCCAGCTAATATTTGTCTTGCGTGAGCACGGATTGCTGTAG
- a CDS encoding HD domain-containing phosphohydrolase, which translates to MEEHTPMIQHVLIVDDTEVNLVLFGALVKKLGNCVEHVFSQPLKALEWAAENDIDLVIVDYMMPEMDGLQFINHFRALAGCETVPLLMITANDQKQVRYRALDSGANDFLTKPVDKVEFLARAKNMLVVNEANKHLAQRATWLSEEVRKATAEIVARERDTVIRLCRAAEYRDPETGAHILRMAHFSKLIAAGLGMPLAQQELLLEAAPMHDIGKVGISDNILLKPGRLDEAEFNVMKQHAQFGYELLKGSSSLVLQTGADIALGHHEKFDGSGYPSGLKGEEIPIFSRIVAVADVFDALTSERPYKKAWTLEAAVEFLVAGSGQHFDPQCVNAFLSAWEQVLEIRDHYQG; encoded by the coding sequence ATGGAAGAGCACACTCCAATGATCCAACATGTGTTGATCGTGGATGACACCGAAGTCAACCTCGTTTTGTTTGGGGCCTTGGTCAAAAAGCTGGGAAACTGCGTGGAGCATGTGTTCTCGCAGCCCCTAAAAGCACTGGAGTGGGCGGCTGAGAATGACATCGACCTGGTGATTGTCGATTACATGATGCCCGAGATGGATGGCCTGCAATTCATCAACCACTTTCGTGCTCTAGCGGGCTGTGAAACGGTGCCCCTTCTCATGATTACGGCCAACGACCAAAAGCAAGTGCGTTACCGGGCCTTAGACTCGGGGGCCAATGACTTTTTGACCAAACCGGTTGATAAAGTTGAGTTCTTGGCGAGGGCAAAGAACATGCTAGTGGTGAACGAGGCCAACAAACATCTCGCCCAGCGTGCTACTTGGTTGTCTGAAGAGGTGCGCAAGGCCACCGCTGAAATTGTGGCCAGAGAGCGAGACACGGTGATTCGCCTTTGCAGGGCCGCCGAGTATCGCGATCCAGAGACGGGTGCACACATTTTGCGAATGGCGCACTTCTCAAAGCTGATTGCTGCAGGCTTGGGTATGCCATTGGCACAACAAGAGCTCTTGCTAGAGGCCGCACCCATGCACGACATAGGAAAAGTGGGTATCAGCGACAACATTTTGCTAAAGCCCGGACGCCTGGATGAGGCCGAGTTTAATGTCATGAAGCAGCATGCCCAATTTGGTTATGAGTTGCTAAAGGGCAGCTCATCTTTGGTCTTGCAAACCGGTGCTGATATCGCGCTGGGCCACCACGAAAAGTTCGACGGATCAGGTTACCCGTCCGGGTTGAAAGGAGAAGAGATTCCGATCTTCAGTCGCATCGTCGCTGTGGCTGATGTGTTTGACGCCCTCACCTCCGAGCGACCATACAAGAAGGCTTGGACCTTGGAGGCTGCCGTAGAGTTTCTGGTGGCAGGCTCTGGGCAGCATTTTGATCCACAGTGCGTCAACGCGTTTTTGAGTGCATGGGAGCAGGTGCTCGAGATACGTGATCATTACCAAGGTTAG
- the lgt gene encoding prolipoprotein diacylglyceryl transferase, with the protein MLIHPQIDPVALHLGPVSVHWYGLTYLVAFALFMFLGYRRLKHQPFASLVGPRAWAFKDVEDILFLGVLGVVAGGRVGYCLFYKPLYYFEHPLEIFAVWQGGMSFHGGMLGVIVSMVWFAYSRKRSFWQVADFVAPCVPTGLASGRIGNFINGELWGRVADPSLPWAMVFRGAGDVPRHPSQIYQFLMEGVLLFCLLWWYARRAQPVAGVGTPLGSVRGPRQGQVAAAFLFGYGVFRFIAEYFREPDAHLGLLSLGMSMGQWLCVPMVLGGLLAWLWLGKKNG; encoded by the coding sequence ATGCTGATTCATCCACAAATTGACCCTGTCGCCTTGCACCTTGGCCCTGTGAGCGTGCATTGGTATGGTTTGACCTATTTGGTCGCATTTGCCTTGTTTATGTTTTTGGGCTATCGCCGGCTCAAGCACCAGCCGTTTGCCAGCCTAGTTGGGCCCCGGGCATGGGCCTTCAAGGATGTTGAAGACATTTTGTTCTTGGGCGTGCTGGGTGTGGTGGCCGGTGGCAGAGTGGGCTACTGCTTGTTCTACAAGCCTTTGTACTATTTTGAGCATCCGCTGGAGATCTTTGCGGTTTGGCAAGGCGGTATGAGTTTTCACGGCGGCATGTTAGGCGTGATCGTGTCCATGGTGTGGTTTGCCTACTCGCGCAAACGGTCATTCTGGCAAGTGGCTGACTTTGTGGCACCTTGCGTACCTACGGGGCTCGCAAGCGGACGGATCGGTAACTTCATCAATGGCGAGTTGTGGGGGCGGGTCGCCGACCCTAGCTTGCCGTGGGCTATGGTGTTCCGCGGTGCAGGCGATGTGCCACGCCACCCCTCTCAGATCTACCAGTTTTTGATGGAAGGCGTGCTTTTGTTTTGCCTGTTGTGGTGGTACGCGCGCCGAGCACAGCCAGTCGCTGGAGTGGGTACCCCATTGGGTTCTGTTCGGGGGCCTCGCCAAGGACAAGTCGCCGCAGCGTTCTTGTTCGGTTACGGGGTCTTTCGCTTTATTGCGGAGTACTTCCGCGAACCCGACGCCCACCTGGGCTTGCTGTCCCTTGGAATGAGCATGGGCCAATGGCTCTGTGTGCCTATGGTGTTGGGCGGGTTGTTGGCTTGGCTATGGTTAGGCAAGAAAAATGGGTGA
- a CDS encoding universal stress protein: MYQRILVTTDGSKLSKKAVSSAIALAALSSAELIALKVVPRYPQSYFEGAIALQASEVARVEKQWADDAQAVVDAVSKSASAKGVTCKAVVVKSDVVSDAVLATVKKHQCDLIVMASHGRRGIKRLLLGSETQQVLTHANVPVLVLK; this comes from the coding sequence ATGTACCAACGCATACTCGTTACGACCGATGGCTCTAAACTTTCCAAAAAAGCAGTCAGTAGTGCCATAGCCTTGGCGGCACTTAGTAGTGCAGAGTTAATTGCGCTCAAAGTGGTGCCGCGCTATCCCCAAAGCTACTTTGAAGGTGCGATTGCCCTGCAAGCCAGCGAAGTGGCTAGGGTAGAAAAACAATGGGCAGATGATGCACAGGCCGTGGTGGACGCGGTATCCAAGTCGGCAAGCGCCAAAGGCGTAACTTGCAAGGCTGTTGTAGTTAAGTCGGACGTAGTTTCCGACGCTGTTTTGGCCACTGTAAAAAAGCACCAATGTGATTTGATTGTGATGGCCTCTCACGGGCGCCGAGGTATCAAGCGCCTGTTACTAGGCAGTGAAACCCAACAAGTGCTCACCCACGCGAATGTCCCCGTCTTGGTACTCAAATAA
- a CDS encoding malonate--CoA ligase, protein MPLAPPLATEDSNLFAALRSAFPQDRTRCAVETDTGLHYSWQDLDQASAMVANLLASLELPVGSRLVAQVEKSVEAMVLYLATLRAGLVYVPLNTAYQSAEMDYFISNAQPAVVVCSTVNFGWISKLAFVSGTQYVFTLNDDRTGSLLDRAAGHSAVHTPVLRAPRDLAAIIYTSGTTGRSKGAMLTHGNLLSNARTLQAYWDWQAPGHGRADGGDVLIHALPIFHVHGLFVAIHGALLNGSKMIWLGKFDPKVVLSKLPQATVFMGVPTLYTRLLAEPGLTRQLASGMRLFISGSAPMLVDTFEAWEQRTGHQVLERYGMSETAMLTSNPCKAADGPRRGGTVGPALPGVELRVVDDKGQAVAMGEVGNIQVRGSSVFQGYWQMPEKTAEEFAADGFFKTGDVGCIDADGYVTIVGRSKDLIISGGYNVYPAEVEGFINALPGVLESAVIGVPDADFGEVGVAVLVPETGETIDGVAILRQLKATLANFKVPKRCYVVPELPRNAMGKVQKNLLRAQYLNP, encoded by the coding sequence ATGCCACTTGCACCACCCCTCGCAACCGAAGATAGCAATCTGTTTGCCGCCTTACGCTCTGCGTTTCCCCAGGACCGTACTCGGTGCGCAGTGGAGACCGATACTGGCTTGCACTACTCGTGGCAAGACTTGGACCAGGCCAGCGCCATGGTGGCCAACTTGCTTGCATCTTTGGAGCTACCGGTAGGTTCTAGGCTAGTGGCGCAGGTGGAGAAGTCGGTGGAGGCCATGGTGCTCTACCTTGCCACTTTGCGAGCTGGGCTGGTCTATGTGCCGCTGAACACCGCCTACCAAAGCGCGGAAATGGACTACTTCATTAGCAATGCTCAGCCAGCAGTCGTGGTGTGCAGCACGGTGAACTTCGGCTGGATTAGCAAACTGGCGTTTGTGTCAGGCACACAGTACGTCTTTACGCTCAATGACGACCGCACCGGGTCTTTGCTCGACCGGGCGGCGGGCCACTCCGCGGTGCACACGCCCGTGCTGCGTGCCCCCAGAGATCTGGCTGCCATCATCTACACCAGTGGTACGACGGGTCGTAGCAAAGGCGCCATGCTGACCCATGGAAACTTGCTCAGCAACGCCCGTACCCTGCAGGCGTATTGGGACTGGCAAGCACCCGGGCATGGCCGGGCAGATGGGGGGGATGTGCTGATCCATGCCTTGCCGATATTTCATGTGCATGGACTGTTTGTCGCTATTCATGGCGCCTTACTGAACGGCAGCAAAATGATTTGGTTGGGTAAGTTCGATCCCAAGGTCGTGCTCAGCAAACTGCCGCAGGCGACAGTCTTTATGGGGGTTCCTACCCTGTACACGCGGCTGTTGGCCGAGCCTGGGTTGACTCGGCAGCTTGCGAGCGGCATGCGCTTGTTCATCTCCGGGTCAGCCCCCATGTTGGTCGATACCTTTGAGGCATGGGAGCAAAGAACTGGCCACCAGGTGTTGGAGCGCTATGGCATGTCAGAAACAGCCATGCTGACGTCAAACCCCTGCAAGGCTGCAGATGGACCCAGACGAGGTGGCACTGTAGGCCCCGCATTGCCTGGCGTAGAGCTGCGGGTGGTAGATGATAAGGGGCAAGCTGTTGCCATGGGTGAGGTGGGCAACATCCAAGTTCGTGGGTCAAGTGTGTTTCAAGGCTATTGGCAAATGCCTGAGAAAACGGCGGAAGAGTTTGCTGCCGACGGTTTTTTCAAAACGGGCGATGTAGGGTGCATCGACGCAGACGGCTATGTGACGATTGTGGGGCGCAGCAAAGACCTCATCATCAGCGGCGGCTACAACGTGTACCCAGCTGAAGTGGAAGGCTTCATCAACGCCTTGCCTGGTGTGTTGGAGAGTGCAGTAATTGGTGTGCCTGATGCCGACTTTGGTGAAGTGGGCGTGGCCGTGCTGGTACCTGAGACCGGAGAGACCATTGATGGCGTTGCAATCCTCAGGCAGCTAAAGGCTACGCTAGCCAACTTCAAGGTGCCTAAGCGTTGCTATGTGGTGCCTGAATTGCCTCGTAACGCCATGGGCAAAGTTCAAAAAAACCTATTGCGCGCTCAATACCTAAACCCATAG
- a CDS encoding FIST signal transduction protein → MKVSQLTVRSAYEATDYSTLTALQPTLVFAFGSVDALRGAASALSSAFADSHLVGCSTAGEISQQGVEDGSLVVTALRFEHTRVEQVSAILADMADSFAAGQRLAQGLEIEGLRAILIFGQGVAINGSAVIGGLASVVGAHVPITGGLAGDGGAFSKTWVLDDMGLSSDRLVCVGLYGEKLEFSHGSFGGWSPFGPARKVTRSDNNVLYELDGESALEVYKKYLGDHAKGLPASGLLFPFAMLGSDHNDVGLIRTILAVDEASGSLTLAGDIDPNGYLKLMHASTDALVEGAESAAQAAQAMHANDNDGLALLVSCVGRKLVMGGRVDEEVEAVGEVFGRGATLAGFYSYGEISPFAPSVDCKLHNQTMTITYLSESA, encoded by the coding sequence GTGAAAGTCTCTCAACTGACCGTTCGCAGTGCCTACGAGGCCACCGACTACTCCACCCTGACAGCATTACAGCCCACGCTGGTTTTTGCCTTTGGTTCGGTAGACGCATTGCGCGGCGCGGCGTCTGCCTTGAGCTCGGCTTTCGCAGATTCTCATTTGGTGGGGTGTTCTACCGCCGGTGAAATTTCTCAACAAGGTGTTGAGGATGGAAGTTTGGTGGTCACCGCGCTGCGGTTTGAGCATACGCGCGTCGAGCAGGTAAGTGCTATCCTGGCGGACATGGCTGACTCATTTGCTGCTGGCCAGCGCTTAGCCCAAGGCTTGGAGATCGAAGGCTTGCGGGCCATTTTGATTTTCGGTCAGGGTGTCGCCATTAACGGGAGTGCCGTGATTGGTGGCTTGGCATCTGTCGTTGGGGCGCATGTGCCGATTACCGGTGGGCTGGCGGGCGACGGTGGCGCTTTTTCAAAGACGTGGGTATTGGACGATATGGGGCTGAGCAGCGATCGCTTGGTCTGCGTAGGGTTGTATGGTGAGAAGCTTGAGTTTTCCCATGGTTCTTTTGGCGGATGGTCACCCTTTGGGCCAGCGCGTAAGGTCACTCGAAGCGACAACAATGTGCTTTACGAACTCGATGGTGAGTCCGCCCTAGAGGTCTACAAAAAGTATCTTGGCGACCACGCCAAAGGTCTGCCAGCCTCTGGCTTGCTGTTCCCATTTGCCATGCTAGGTAGTGACCACAATGACGTAGGACTCATTCGCACGATATTGGCGGTGGATGAAGCCAGTGGTAGCCTGACCTTGGCGGGCGACATTGACCCCAACGGCTACTTGAAGCTCATGCATGCCAGTACCGATGCTTTGGTTGAAGGGGCGGAGTCAGCGGCACAGGCCGCGCAAGCCATGCACGCGAATGACAACGACGGCTTGGCACTCTTGGTTAGTTGTGTGGGCCGCAAACTCGTCATGGGTGGGCGAGTGGACGAAGAGGTCGAAGCCGTGGGAGAGGTGTTTGGGCGCGGCGCGACTTTGGCCGGCTTTTATTCCTACGGTGAGATAAGCCCGTTTGCGCCATCGGTTGATTGCAAATTGCATAACCAAACCATGACGATCACCTATTTATCCGAATCTGCCTAG
- a CDS encoding LysR family transcriptional regulator, translating into MSTSPSLALIDLRAWRQFVAVAEELHFGRAAQRLCMTQPPLTHAIAQLEATVGARLFDRSKRSVQLSATGRTLLPHAIDLLQRATELQALAHSAAEGSAGRLKLAFVSTVGFDVLPQWVMAFRQACPLVQLELVEATGDVQLLGMERGEFDAGFLLHAPGFAPVGLAGLILNTDSLVLAMPEQHPLAQAPVVQLTDMLATPLVMFPRRIVPSLYDAVFGMYHAAGLLPAVAQEAIQMQTIVNLVSAGLGVAWVPASVRQFQRPGVVYRQVVGAVAQCQTSLVWPHSSPVLSRFLEFAPPGASLHKLGA; encoded by the coding sequence ATGAGTACCTCGCCAAGCCTCGCTCTCATCGACTTGCGTGCATGGCGCCAGTTTGTGGCTGTGGCTGAGGAGTTGCACTTCGGCCGCGCGGCCCAACGTTTGTGTATGACCCAGCCGCCGCTGACGCATGCCATTGCCCAGTTGGAAGCAACTGTGGGGGCTCGCTTGTTTGATCGCTCCAAGCGCAGCGTGCAGCTCAGTGCCACAGGGCGCACCTTGTTGCCGCATGCTATCGATTTGTTACAGCGGGCGACCGAATTGCAAGCGCTCGCCCATTCGGCGGCAGAAGGCAGTGCAGGGCGTTTGAAGTTGGCATTTGTCTCGACGGTGGGGTTTGATGTGCTTCCTCAGTGGGTCATGGCGTTCAGGCAAGCCTGCCCGCTGGTGCAGTTGGAGTTGGTCGAAGCTACTGGCGACGTTCAGCTGCTAGGTATGGAGCGCGGAGAGTTTGACGCGGGTTTCTTGTTGCATGCGCCAGGCTTTGCGCCGGTGGGATTAGCGGGGCTCATCCTCAACACCGACTCGTTGGTTTTGGCGATGCCCGAGCAGCATCCACTGGCCCAAGCACCTGTCGTACAGCTGACGGATATGCTTGCAACGCCGCTGGTCATGTTCCCAAGGCGGATCGTGCCCTCACTCTACGACGCCGTGTTTGGTATGTACCACGCAGCAGGGCTTCTGCCTGCGGTGGCCCAAGAGGCGATTCAGATGCAGACCATTGTGAACTTGGTGTCGGCCGGTTTGGGCGTTGCATGGGTGCCGGCGAGTGTGCGGCAGTTTCAGCGCCCTGGCGTTGTCTACCGGCAGGTGGTCGGTGCCGTGGCGCAGTGCCAAACCAGCTTGGTCTGGCCACATAGCAGCCCAGTACTATCGCGTTTTCTGGAGTTTGCGCCGCCGGGCGCATCCTTGCATAAGCTTGGTGCTTAG
- a CDS encoding enoyl-CoA hydratase/isomerase family protein gives MTGHIHYQETGAADRRIAHLILHHEGKFNAMSREMWRALRQRFESIARDDGLRCVVVRGAQGHFCAGGDISEYPSFRFDPVALRAFHEDEVWGALHAMLQCDVPLVAHIEGNCMGAGLEIASCCDIRLAGQSARFGAPIARLGFPMAPKEAALVTGAVGHTTAKAMLLSAAVFDAPHMLARDFLTYVLPEPGLEGEVDALAQRIASLAPAAARMNKRTLRSMNMPLPPVDSVECAMNFESDHAVDTYAYAGSFEHREGIAAFLEKRPPSF, from the coding sequence ATGACAGGCCATATCCACTACCAAGAAACTGGCGCTGCTGACCGCCGTATTGCACACCTCATCTTGCACCATGAGGGTAAGTTCAACGCCATGTCGCGCGAGATGTGGCGTGCGTTGAGACAACGCTTTGAATCGATAGCGCGCGACGACGGCTTGCGTTGCGTGGTGGTGCGTGGCGCGCAAGGTCATTTTTGTGCTGGCGGCGACATATCGGAGTACCCCAGCTTTAGATTCGACCCTGTCGCATTGCGAGCGTTCCACGAAGACGAGGTCTGGGGCGCACTGCATGCCATGCTGCAGTGCGATGTGCCCTTAGTGGCGCACATTGAAGGCAACTGCATGGGGGCAGGGCTGGAAATCGCTAGCTGCTGCGACATTCGATTAGCCGGGCAGAGCGCCAGGTTTGGTGCGCCTATTGCACGTTTAGGCTTTCCAATGGCTCCCAAGGAAGCGGCACTGGTGACAGGGGCGGTTGGCCATACAACCGCAAAAGCCATGCTGCTCAGTGCAGCCGTGTTTGATGCACCTCACATGCTTGCGCGCGACTTTCTGACCTACGTCCTGCCTGAGCCCGGGCTGGAGGGCGAGGTTGACGCACTGGCGCAGCGCATCGCCAGTTTGGCGCCAGCTGCTGCACGCATGAATAAACGGACGTTGAGAAGCATGAATATGCCATTGCCGCCCGTAGATAGTGTGGAGTGTGCTATGAATTTTGAATCGGATCATGCGGTGGATACATATGCCTACGCGGGATCTTTTGAGCACAGGGAAGGCATCGCGGCCTTCTTGGAAAAGCGCCCACCTTCATTTTGA